One Microvirga thermotolerans DNA window includes the following coding sequences:
- a CDS encoding phage tail assembly protein: protein MAPLSKRIRVALEHSVTVGGHRYTELRVRPAKPKDLAGLKVGDSVEANLERGVILVARMCGVPEAVIYALDPADAGRVGEAADARLSKVL, encoded by the coding sequence ATGGCGCCCCTCAGCAAACGGATTCGGGTTGCTCTTGAACATTCCGTAACGGTTGGCGGCCATCGCTACACCGAATTGCGCGTTCGCCCTGCAAAACCGAAAGACCTCGCCGGTCTCAAGGTCGGGGATAGCGTTGAAGCCAACCTTGAACGCGGTGTGATCCTTGTCGCTCGCATGTGCGGCGTGCCCGAGGCCGTGATCTATGCCCTCGATCCTGCCGACGCTGGGCGCGTTGGTGAGGCTGCTGACGCCCGCCTGTCGAAAGTGCTGTAG
- a CDS encoding phage tail tape measure protein — MAKSFSVSVNIGGRLDSSLGAAVRKAESRISGLARHVQTINARTQSTITNFGRGVASAGKKLQEAGRTFSTNVSAPAGLLAFGAGRMAFEFEKAGNLLEALGDASEDQRKKFEGLANELNKKYPQSLAEIIKTGNEMLKGGFSFDQMTGAIDQTLATAVLGDMAPSEVGDMMARTINSFQMPMKTYEDAMKSSVQVSDRMTYAAVKTTASLKDMGEMFRYVGGAMSASGNDLDTATAFAMAFAKNGTVGSEAGVALRSAVVRMVKMPAKGEAALNRIGMSLNKYVGGKTALTSDRILGGLSAGGIDASGIKGQIDGLLKNKKLAASPAKLQTAITKAVQRHLGSSSAVDAATIAENVNDSIAAAGNKIDLMGFFRDLKSKIDKGEATLGDVATILEGRHFSRYQAILQSDLDGLLAGIQGESNGYTQARYKTALKGPVGAWYEFEAAIEKLSVTLGRVAFTDFVSGFSRVVDAIQSLSEANPKLLKFTVYAGLASIALGPLMMAAGATARAVGLLATGLLSLGRAATVGLAAQLVTVAGGVRALAVATVAGAAGRLRGMAAGLIALNAVGGSTAVLGAIGGSILSFGRAVLMFPVTALRAIGGAMWALVANPIGALITAIVVALTALGVWIYNNWAGITSFFDGFVQGFEKALGPTAKGWVDGLVSSISAVWKWISDLLGPIQATNAEWKSWGETVGGVVAGAVNAIGNGIERVVGLFTSAYDKAVALKDAIAGLWGGGSSAATSAPEVAGARARGGPVTGGRTYLVGENGPELFTAPASGEIIPNDRLQALASPDRIASATSRPGSGGRGDMSISFEINGATDPQEVARICEQKFRDFLWRLESEQRALLSD, encoded by the coding sequence ATGGCTAAGAGTTTTTCGGTCTCAGTCAACATCGGCGGTAGGCTCGATTCGAGCCTTGGCGCAGCCGTTCGGAAGGCTGAGTCTCGAATTTCGGGACTCGCCCGGCATGTTCAGACGATCAACGCTCGCACGCAATCGACGATCACCAATTTCGGCCGAGGAGTCGCCTCGGCCGGGAAGAAGCTTCAGGAAGCCGGGCGCACGTTCTCGACGAATGTCTCGGCCCCGGCCGGGCTGCTCGCGTTCGGCGCCGGGAGAATGGCTTTCGAGTTTGAGAAGGCGGGGAATCTGCTCGAAGCTCTCGGCGACGCTTCAGAGGATCAGCGCAAGAAATTCGAGGGCTTGGCGAACGAGCTTAACAAGAAATATCCGCAGTCGCTTGCCGAGATTATCAAGACCGGCAACGAAATGCTGAAAGGCGGCTTCAGTTTCGATCAGATGACGGGCGCGATCGACCAAACGCTCGCGACGGCCGTTCTCGGCGATATGGCGCCGAGCGAGGTCGGCGACATGATGGCCCGCACGATCAACAGTTTTCAAATGCCGATGAAGACCTATGAAGACGCGATGAAGTCTTCGGTTCAGGTCTCCGACCGCATGACTTACGCGGCCGTCAAGACGACGGCCTCGCTCAAAGATATGGGCGAAATGTTCCGGTACGTCGGCGGCGCCATGTCGGCAAGCGGGAACGACCTCGACACGGCGACGGCCTTCGCAATGGCCTTCGCGAAGAACGGAACCGTCGGCTCGGAAGCGGGCGTCGCGCTGCGCTCGGCCGTCGTTCGCATGGTCAAAATGCCCGCGAAGGGCGAGGCCGCTCTAAACCGGATTGGAATGAGCCTGAACAAGTATGTCGGCGGGAAGACGGCGCTAACGTCCGATCGTATCCTCGGCGGCCTGTCGGCGGGCGGTATCGACGCGAGTGGGATCAAGGGTCAGATCGACGGTCTTCTAAAGAACAAGAAGCTCGCCGCGAGCCCGGCGAAGTTGCAAACTGCGATCACGAAGGCGGTCCAGCGGCATCTAGGCTCGTCGAGTGCGGTCGACGCGGCGACGATCGCCGAGAACGTGAACGACTCGATCGCGGCGGCAGGAAACAAGATTGACCTTATGGGTTTCTTCCGCGACCTGAAGTCTAAGATCGACAAGGGCGAAGCAACCCTCGGCGATGTGGCAACCATCCTCGAAGGGCGGCACTTCTCGCGTTATCAAGCGATCCTGCAGTCGGACCTCGACGGCCTGCTCGCGGGAATCCAGGGCGAGTCTAATGGCTACACGCAAGCCCGTTACAAGACGGCGCTCAAAGGGCCTGTCGGCGCGTGGTACGAGTTTGAGGCCGCGATCGAAAAGCTCTCTGTCACGCTCGGCCGGGTCGCTTTCACCGATTTCGTAAGCGGATTCTCTCGGGTCGTTGACGCGATTCAGTCGCTTAGTGAAGCGAACCCGAAGCTCCTCAAGTTCACCGTCTATGCCGGGCTTGCATCAATTGCGCTCGGCCCGCTCATGATGGCGGCGGGGGCAACGGCTCGCGCGGTTGGTCTGCTCGCTACCGGGCTTTTGAGCCTCGGGCGGGCTGCGACTGTCGGGCTCGCGGCTCAACTCGTGACGGTCGCCGGGGGCGTGCGCGCTTTGGCTGTTGCGACCGTTGCGGGCGCCGCTGGCAGGCTTCGCGGGATGGCGGCGGGGTTGATCGCCTTGAACGCCGTCGGCGGCTCTACGGCCGTTCTAGGCGCTATCGGCGGCTCGATCCTGAGCTTCGGTCGGGCCGTGCTCATGTTCCCGGTTACGGCCCTTCGCGCAATCGGCGGGGCAATGTGGGCGCTCGTGGCGAATCCGATCGGCGCCCTAATAACCGCGATCGTTGTCGCGCTGACCGCGCTCGGCGTTTGGATTTATAACAATTGGGCCGGAATAACGTCGTTCTTTGACGGCTTCGTTCAGGGCTTCGAGAAGGCACTAGGGCCGACTGCGAAGGGATGGGTCGACGGTCTCGTTTCGAGCATTTCGGCCGTTTGGAAGTGGATTAGCGACCTTCTCGGGCCGATCCAGGCGACGAACGCCGAGTGGAAGTCATGGGGCGAGACCGTCGGCGGCGTCGTCGCGGGCGCCGTCAACGCGATCGGGAACGGGATCGAGCGTGTCGTCGGGCTCTTTACGTCGGCTTACGATAAGGCCGTCGCGCTGAAAGACGCGATCGCCGGGCTTTGGGGCGGCGGATCGTCGGCGGCGACGTCGGCGCCTGAAGTCGCAGGCGCTCGCGCTCGCGGCGGCCCAGTCACGGGCGGGCGAACCTATCTCGTCGGCGAAAACGGCCCCGAGTTGTTCACGGCCCCGGCCTCTGGCGAGATTATCCCGAACGACCGGCTTCAGGCGCTCGCGTCGCCCGATCGCATCGCCTCGGCGACTTCTCGCCCCGGATCGGGCGGGCGTGGCGATATGAGCATCAGCTTCGAGATTAACGGCGCGACTGACCCGCAAGAGGTCGCGCGCATTTGCGAGCAGAAATTCCGCGACTTCCTTTGGCGCCTGGAATCCGAGCAGCGCGCTTTGCTGAGTGATTGA
- a CDS encoding HD domain-containing protein — protein sequence MSKLTQRYSVRDPIHGMIDFNALEWDVINSEPFQRLRRIKQLAWTDYVYPGAMHTRFEHSLGVCHTATRLFDSISKKDAEVLRSDHGFDEAGLLRQRQIIRLAALTHDLGHGPLSHAAEECFPFQEGGEKRYVHEQYSASFVRHLLADIIENHPANRNNYAIKYADISSMFDGSHGVNRSIVWKEIISGQMDADRMDYLLRDSYHAGVSYGRYDLDRVINTVCLCEDDDGSGHVIGIEDDGIHAVEGLLIARYMMFTQVYFHKTRVIYDYHYDKALQYLLRENNGLFPPPTKEGILEYMKWDDWRVLHSLAADKDDENCRAIQSRNHYRLIYSTPECPDLDDLAKFDAMLEKLDGLGAVVRDATKSWYKYQKDEIRLRENSGGKLISIPLATRSPVVNGLQTVNQRRIYASPQVRAEALKRLGS from the coding sequence ATGTCTAAGCTCACTCAACGATACTCCGTGCGAGACCCAATTCATGGTATGATTGATTTTAACGCCCTTGAGTGGGACGTTATCAATTCTGAGCCATTTCAGAGATTGCGCCGCATTAAGCAGTTGGCATGGACAGATTATGTCTATCCTGGCGCTATGCATACCCGTTTCGAACATTCGTTAGGTGTATGCCATACCGCGACGCGGCTTTTCGACAGTATTTCAAAGAAAGACGCAGAAGTCCTTAGATCCGATCATGGCTTTGACGAGGCTGGCCTATTAAGGCAGCGTCAGATCATACGCCTAGCGGCCCTAACCCATGATCTAGGTCACGGGCCGTTGTCACACGCGGCTGAAGAATGCTTTCCGTTTCAAGAAGGCGGTGAGAAGCGTTATGTTCACGAACAATATTCGGCTAGCTTTGTAAGGCACTTGCTAGCAGATATAATAGAAAATCACCCTGCCAATCGAAATAATTATGCGATAAAATACGCTGATATATCAAGCATGTTCGACGGCAGCCATGGCGTCAATCGATCTATTGTCTGGAAGGAAATTATATCTGGCCAAATGGATGCTGACCGTATGGACTACCTCCTCCGTGACAGTTATCACGCTGGGGTTAGTTACGGGCGGTATGACTTAGATCGCGTTATTAATACAGTGTGCCTTTGTGAAGATGACGACGGATCTGGGCACGTAATTGGCATCGAGGACGACGGCATTCACGCAGTCGAGGGGCTTTTGATTGCCAGATACATGATGTTTACTCAGGTTTACTTTCACAAAACCAGAGTTATTTATGACTATCACTATGATAAAGCCCTTCAGTATTTACTCAGAGAAAACAACGGCCTGTTCCCACCGCCCACAAAGGAAGGAATACTGGAGTATATGAAGTGGGATGACTGGCGTGTCCTTCACTCTCTTGCTGCTGATAAGGACGATGAAAATTGCCGAGCTATACAGAGCCGGAACCACTACCGCTTAATTTATTCAACACCCGAATGCCCGGATCTAGATGATCTAGCCAAGTTCGACGCGATGCTCGAAAAGCTCGATGGTCTGGGCGCAGTAGTCCGAGACGCAACAAAATCTTGGTACAAGTACCAAAAGGATGAGATTCGCCTGCGCGAGAATAGCGGTGGAAAGCTCATATCTATCCCATTGGCGACTCGTTCCCCCGTCGTTAACGGACTACAAACAGTGAATCAGCGTAGGATATATGCGTCGCCGCAAGTTCGTGCGGAGGCGCTTAAGCGCTTGGGGTCATAA